The Triticum aestivum cultivar Chinese Spring chromosome 3A, IWGSC CS RefSeq v2.1, whole genome shotgun sequence genome includes a region encoding these proteins:
- the LOC123060021 gene encoding protein root UVB sensitive 5 — protein MLSVGGRFQGGAPPWRRPRPRSRLASPPASSSGAGDSEKARPLLVERYRDGAAKRYMLDGDSKLQVHWEKHDESSMNTVEDEKANSSIPRAVSDFVLPAGFPESVSDDYLQYMLLQFPTNVTGWICHTLVTSSLLKAVGVGSFTGTSAAAAAAAIRWVSKDGIGAFGRLLIGGRFGTLFDDDPKKWRMYADFIGSAGSIFDLTTPLYPGYFLPLASLGNLAKAVGRGFRDPSNRVIQNHFAKSGNLGEIAAKEEVWEVGAQLVGLSIGVLILDTPGIQSSYLTLTLTWLGVRLLHLWFRYQSLVVLKFRTVNLKRARILVRSHVANHTVPGYVACNEEENILTWERFLQPRISFGVPMERMLGGEESTHMDMVNMLLKLYKNEKYILCVEQLGSEEATYLVTFKEAATSMSVLRSLWQAHWLHQNRLKEDDVFAWLEESLAALEDGFANFIKQMEEAGWDQSQIFLKVPKEPVLVLEHLDQEV, from the exons ATGCTCTCCGTCGGCGGCCGCTTCCAGGGCGGAGCTCCCCCATGGCGACGGCCCCGGCCACGCTCGCGCCTGGCGTCTCCGCCGGCCTCCAGCAGCGGCGCCGGCGACTCCGA AAAGGCCAGACCTTTGCTCGTGGAGAGGTACCGCGACGGCGCCGCCAAGAG GTATATGTTGGACGGCGACTCTAAGCTGCAAGTTCACTGGGAGAAGCATGATGAATCTTCGATGAACACTGTCGAAGATGAAAAGGCGAATTCTTCGATTCCCCGGGCTGTTAGTGATTTTGTGCTTCCAGCAGGTTTTCCAG AATCTGTCTCGGATGATTACCTGCAGTACATGCTATTGCAATTCCCCACAAACGTGACAGGATGGATCTGTCACACGTTGGTTACATCAAGTCTTCTGAAG GCTGTAGGTGTTGGGTCCTTCACAGGAACTTCAgcagctgctgctgccgctgctatcAG ATGGGTATCAAAAGATGGCATCGGAGCTTTTGGGCGTCTTCTTATTG GTGGACGATTTGGAACACTTTTTGATGATGACCCAAAGAAGTGGCGGATGTATGCTGATTTCATTGGGAGTGCTGGAAG CATCTTTGATCTCACCACTCCTCTCTATCCTGGCTACTTCCTCCCACTTGCATCATTGGGGAATCTTGCAAAG GCTGTAGGAAGAGGATTTAGAGATCCTTCCAATCGTGTTATCCAAAATCACTTCGCAAAATCTGGAAATCTAGGGGAGATTGCTGCGAAG GAGGAAGTATGGGAAGTAGGAGCTCAGCTGGTAGGCCTTTCTATAGGTGTACTTATTCTG GACACGCCAGGTATACAGTCTTCATACTTAACTCTTACTCTGACATGGCTGGGTGTTCGTCTTCTGCATCTTTGGTTTCGCTACCAGTCCCTAGTAGTTCTCAAGTTCCGCACA GTTAACCTAAAACGTGCTCGGATTCTTGTGAGGTCACATGTTGCAAATCATACAGTTCCTG GCTATGTTGCTTGCAATGAGGAAGAGAATATTTTAACATGGGAGAGATTCTTGCAACCCCGAATTTCTTTTGGTGTGCCCATGGAGAGGATGCTCGGTGGAGAGGAATCCACTCACATGGACATG GTGAATATGCTGCTGAAGCTATACAAGAATGAGAAGTACATCCTCTGTGTTGAGCAGCTTGGGTCAGAAGAGGCAACATACCTGGTTACATTCAAG GAGGCGGCAACGAGCATGTCGGTCCTAAGGAGCCTATGGCAAGCCCACTGGCTTCACCAAAATCGACTGAAGGAGGACGACGTTTTCGCCTGGCTAGAAGAGAGCCTCGCTGCATTGGAGGATGGGTTTGCAAACTTCATCAAACAGATGGAGGAAGCTGGCTGGGATCAAAGCCAAATCTTCTTGAAGGTGCCAAAAGAACCTGTCTTGGTGTTGGAACACCTTGACCAGGAGGTGTGA
- the LOC123060019 gene encoding DNA damage-binding protein 2, with protein MAAPARARFVHNRSRRRAADESSDEQQDASSSSSSDDDGGDEEEEEMEVEGSEEEEEEAVADEPAARKSPAAAGRGGRKGPITISLKKVCKVCKKTGHEAGFKGAVYIDCPMKPCFLCKMPGHTTLTCPHRVAMEHGVIPAPRRNTNTSLDYVFQSQVKGKISMVKPRFLVPNQLECDNIKFHQRRVTCLEFHPTKNNVLLSGDKKGLLGIWDYVKLHEKITYDSVHSCILNSMKFDTANDGVLYTASSDGTISSTDLDTGIGSPLLNLNPDGWSGPSTWRMIYGMDLNTEKGLLLVADSFGFLYLLDRRSKERIGQPVLIHKKGSKVTGLHCNPAQPEVLLSSGNDHFARIWDTRKLDPKSALASLAHGRVVNSGYFSPRSGNKIMTTCQDNRIRVWDYIFGNLESPSREIVHSHDFNRHLTPFKAEWDPKDYSETVAVIGRYISENYNGVALHPIDFIDTSTGKLLAEVMDPDITTISPVNKLHPQDDILATGSSRSIFIWKPKNDIDPTEERTSQKVKEYVYGSGSRKKPDGKNDNSSGDDSDGGGGKSKKAKKTRFTHTAKGKGKSKA; from the exons ATGGCCGCCCCCGCCCGCGCCCGCTTCGTCcacaaccgcagccgccgccgcgcgGCCGACGAGTCCTCCGACGAGCAGCAGgacgcctcctcctcgtcctcctctgacgacgacggcggcgacgaggaagaggaggagatggaggtcgAGGGttccgaagaggaggaggaagaggcggtcgCCGACGAGCCAGCGGCCAGGAAGTCCCCCGCAGCAGCGGGGAGGGGCGGCAGGAAGGGACCGATTACCATCAGCCTCAAGAAAGTCTGCAAG GTGTGCAAGAAGACAGGGCATGAGGCAGGGTTCAAGGGCGCGGTGTACATCGATTGCCCCATGAAGCCTTGCTTCCTATGCAAGATGCCAG GCCATACGACCTTGACTTGCCCACACAGGGTAGCAATGGAGCATGGTGTTATCCCAGCCCCTAGAAGGAACACAAACACTTCACTGGATTATGTCTTCCAGAGTCAAGTCAAAGGCAAGATCTCCATG GTTAAGCCTCGGTTTCTGGTACCTAATCAATTGGAGTGTGACAACATAAAGTTTCACCAAAGACGTGTGACCTGCCTGGAATTTCATCCAACTAAGAACAATGTGCTTTTATCAGGAGACAAG AAAGGGCTACTAGGCATTTGGGATTATGTTAAGTTGCATGAGAAGATCACTTATGATTCTGTGCACTCCTGCATTCTGAACAGTATGAA GTTCGACACCGCCAATGATGGAGTGCTATACACAGCTTCGTCTGATGGGACTATCAGCAGCACAGACTTAGACACTGGAATTGGCTCGCCCTTGTTAAATCTTAACCCAGATGGTTGGAGT GGTCCAAGCACTTGGCGCATGATATATGGGATGGACTTAAACACCGAGAAAGGTCTTCTTTTGGTGGCGGATAGTTTTGGGTTTCTTTACTT ATTGGATAGACGGTCGAAGGAAAGAATTGGGCAACCAGTTCTTATACATAAAAAAGGTAGCAAGGTAACTGGCCTTCATTGCAACCCTGCACAACCTGAAGTTCTTCTGAGCAGCGGGAATGACCACTTT GCCCGTATTTGGGATACAAGGAAACTTGATCCCAAGTCCGCTCTTGCCAGCCTTGCTCATGGACGGGTTGTTAATTCAGGATATTTTTCTCCACGAAGTGGGAATAAGATCATGACAACATGTCAGGACAATCGAATTCGTGTTTGGGATTATATTTTTGGTAACCTGGAATCCCCAAGTAGAGAAATTGTTCACAGCCATGATTTCAATCGTCATTTGACTCCCTTCAAAGCAGAGTGGGATCCAAAG GATTACTCAGAAACAGTTGCAGTTATTGGTCGTTACATAAGTGAAAACTACAATGGGGTTGCTCTACATCCCATTGATTTCATAGACACCAGCACTGGGAAACTTCTGGCCGAGGTGATGGACCCCGACATAACCACTATCAGCCCAGTGAACAAGCTACATCCTCAAGATGATATCCTAGCCACAGGAAGCTCAAG GTCCATTTTCATTTGGAAACCAAAGAATGACATCGATCCAACGGAAGAGAGGACCAGCCAGAAGGTCAAGGAATATGTATACGGGTCAGGTTCACGGAAGAAACCAGATGGCAAGAACGACAACAGTAGTGGTGACGACTCGGATGGTGGTGGTGGAAAGAGCAAGAAGGCGAAGAAGACTCGCTTCACTCATACGGCAAAGGGAAAGGGCAAATCCAAAGCTTGA